The following are from one region of the Mycolicibacterium diernhoferi genome:
- a CDS encoding NAD(P)/FAD-dependent oxidoreductase, producing MTEKTHVIVIGGGYAGVLAANHLLQRGDLEVTLVNARPEFVERIRLHQLAIGTDDAVADYAELLGERVRLVVDKATRIDTAARRLELASGTALDYDYLIYAVGSTSGAAPESAYRLGELEDARRLAARLQDVPVSAPVVVVGGGLTGIEAASEFASESAGTRPVTLVTGPILGPSLSGPGRKSVARQLAELGVTVIEGPTVTGVDAHAVTLSDGRTLAAEVTVWTAGFGVPKLAADSGLRTDELGRLLTDETLTSIDDARVIAAGDAAAPSGLPLRMSCQAALPLGAQAANTVLARLAGTDPAPVNQAFTGQCISIGRDGGTIQLARTDDTPIPLYIGGRTAALIKEQVCKGTLSFLRKEARRPGAYFWLKGGKRARRLAGTEAVRA from the coding sequence ATGACCGAGAAGACCCACGTCATCGTCATCGGCGGCGGCTACGCCGGCGTGCTGGCCGCCAACCACCTGCTGCAGCGGGGGGACCTCGAAGTCACCCTGGTCAACGCCCGGCCGGAGTTCGTCGAACGCATCCGGCTGCACCAGCTCGCGATCGGGACTGACGACGCCGTGGCCGACTACGCCGAACTGCTCGGGGAGCGGGTTCGGCTGGTGGTCGACAAGGCCACCCGCATCGACACCGCCGCCCGCCGCCTCGAGCTGGCCTCCGGAACCGCCCTGGACTACGACTACCTGATCTACGCGGTCGGCAGCACCAGCGGCGCGGCACCCGAATCCGCTTACCGCCTCGGCGAATTGGAGGATGCCCGCCGCCTCGCCGCACGCCTGCAGGACGTCCCGGTGTCGGCACCCGTGGTGGTGGTCGGCGGTGGGCTGACCGGCATCGAAGCGGCTTCGGAGTTCGCCTCCGAGTCCGCCGGGACACGGCCGGTGACCCTCGTCACGGGCCCGATCCTCGGACCGTCGCTGAGCGGGCCGGGCCGCAAGTCGGTCGCCAGACAACTCGCCGAACTGGGTGTGACCGTCATCGAAGGCCCGACCGTGACCGGCGTCGACGCCCACGCGGTCACCCTGTCCGACGGGCGCACGCTGGCCGCCGAGGTGACCGTGTGGACGGCCGGATTCGGGGTGCCCAAGCTGGCCGCCGACAGCGGTCTGCGCACCGACGAGCTGGGCCGGCTGCTCACCGACGAGACACTGACCAGCATCGACGATGCCCGGGTGATCGCCGCCGGCGATGCGGCCGCACCGTCGGGGCTGCCGCTGCGGATGAGCTGCCAGGCCGCCCTGCCGCTGGGCGCCCAGGCCGCCAACACCGTGCTGGCACGGCTGGCCGGAACCGACCCCGCCCCGGTCAACCAGGCCTTCACCGGGCAGTGCATCAGCATCGGCCGGGACGGCGGCACCATCCAGCTCGCCCGCACCGATGACACTCCGATCCCGCTGTACATCGGCGGCCGCACCGCGGCGCTGATCAAGGAACAGGTGTGCAAGGGCACGCTGTCGTTCCTGCGCAAGGAGGCCCGCAGGCCCGGCGCCTACTTCTGGCTCAAGGGCGGCAAGCGGGCCCGGCGCCTGGCCGGCACCGAGGCCGTCCGGGCATGA
- the gdhA gene encoding NADP-specific glutamate dehydrogenase has product MTGMHQKLHDLYDEVAQRNPGETEFHQAVYEVLTSLDPVVTKHPEYADNAVVRRLCEPERQIIFRVPWIDDCGAVQINRGFRVEFNSALGPFKGGLRFHPSVYLGIVKFLGFEQIFKNSLTGLPIGGGKGGSDFDPKGRSDNEIMRFCQSFMTELYRHIGEYTDVPAGDIGVGAREIGYLFGQYKRITNRWEAGVLTGKGLTWGGSQVRTEATGYGTVFFVDEILRARSDSFDGKRVVVSGSGNVAIYAIEKVQALGGTVVACSDSSGYIVDDKGVDLNLLKEIKEVRRGRITEYADARSHAHFVTGRSVWQVPCDIALPCATQNELSGTDATALIESGCLIVAEGANMPCTPDAVKYFAEAGVTFAPGKAANAGGVATSALEMQQNASRDSWTFEETEARLAEIMGRIHDNCLTTADDYGQPGNYAAGANIAGFIRVADAMLALGLI; this is encoded by the coding sequence ATGACCGGCATGCACCAGAAACTGCACGACCTCTATGACGAAGTGGCCCAGCGCAATCCGGGCGAGACCGAATTCCACCAGGCGGTCTACGAGGTCCTCACCAGCCTCGACCCGGTCGTCACCAAGCATCCGGAGTACGCCGACAACGCCGTGGTCCGCCGGCTGTGCGAACCCGAGCGGCAGATCATCTTCCGGGTGCCCTGGATCGACGATTGCGGCGCCGTGCAGATCAACCGGGGCTTCCGCGTCGAGTTCAACTCCGCGCTCGGACCTTTCAAGGGCGGCTTGCGTTTCCACCCCTCGGTGTACCTGGGCATCGTGAAGTTCCTGGGCTTCGAGCAGATCTTCAAGAACTCGCTGACCGGCCTGCCCATCGGCGGCGGCAAGGGCGGCTCGGACTTCGACCCCAAGGGCCGCTCGGACAACGAGATCATGCGGTTCTGCCAGTCCTTCATGACCGAGCTCTACCGCCACATCGGTGAGTACACCGATGTCCCGGCCGGTGACATCGGCGTCGGCGCACGCGAAATCGGTTACCTGTTCGGCCAGTACAAGCGGATCACCAACCGCTGGGAGGCCGGCGTGCTGACCGGCAAGGGACTGACCTGGGGCGGCTCCCAGGTCCGTACCGAGGCCACCGGGTACGGGACGGTCTTCTTCGTCGACGAGATCCTGCGGGCCAGATCCGACTCCTTCGACGGCAAGCGCGTCGTGGTGTCCGGCTCGGGCAATGTGGCCATCTACGCGATCGAGAAGGTGCAGGCACTCGGCGGCACCGTGGTCGCCTGCTCGGACTCCAGCGGGTACATCGTGGACGACAAGGGTGTCGACCTGAACCTGCTCAAGGAGATCAAGGAGGTGCGCCGCGGCCGGATCACCGAGTACGCCGATGCCCGCAGCCATGCGCACTTCGTGACCGGCCGCAGCGTGTGGCAGGTGCCCTGTGACATCGCGTTGCCGTGCGCCACCCAGAACGAACTGTCCGGCACGGACGCGACCGCGCTGATCGAATCCGGATGCCTGATCGTCGCCGAGGGCGCCAACATGCCGTGTACCCCCGACGCGGTGAAGTATTTCGCCGAGGCCGGGGTGACGTTCGCACCGGGTAAGGCCGCCAACGCCGGCGGGGTGGCGACCAGCGCGCTGGAGATGCAGCAGAACGCCTCCCGCGACTCCTGGACCTTCGAGGAGACCGAGGCCCGGCTGGCCGAGATCATGGGCCGCATCCATGACAACTGTCTGACCACCGCCGATGACTATGGTCAGCCGGGCAACTACGCGGCCGGGGCCAACATCGCCGGGTTCATCCGGGTGGCCGACGCGATGCTGGCGCTGGGCCTGATTTAG